The Paenibacillus sp. MBLB1832 genome has a window encoding:
- a CDS encoding PRC-barrel domain-containing protein — MHSLHEWIGRPVITTESGKQVGEVKEVLIDPTWNISGIILEAKHWFSSLRYVSWEGITAVGEDAITIPNDSVICEFGQRNECHPFLDGSGKVKGLPIMTVGGLELGVVQDVYLDQNWGKQIVGYELSEGFISDLKEGRKWLPLPEKATIGEDAIIVPGHCAQEVEELFVSKEE, encoded by the coding sequence TTGCACAGCTTGCATGAATGGATTGGACGTCCCGTCATTACCACAGAATCTGGTAAGCAAGTCGGCGAAGTCAAAGAAGTATTGATTGACCCCACATGGAACATCAGCGGCATTATACTCGAAGCTAAACATTGGTTCTCTTCTCTACGATACGTATCGTGGGAGGGAATTACGGCAGTCGGAGAGGATGCTATAACCATACCGAACGATAGTGTCATTTGCGAATTTGGGCAGAGGAATGAGTGTCACCCTTTTCTTGACGGCAGCGGCAAGGTGAAGGGGCTCCCGATTATGACGGTGGGAGGGCTCGAATTAGGCGTGGTCCAAGATGTTTATTTAGACCAAAATTGGGGAAAACAAATAGTAGGTTATGAATTGTCCGAAGGGTTTATTTCTGATTTAAAAGAAGGGCGAAAGTGGCTTCCCCTGCCAGAGAAGGCAACGATCGGGGAAGATGCAATCATCGTGCCTGGACATTGCGCTCAGGAAGTAGAAGAACTCTTCGTATCTAAAGAAGAATAG
- a CDS encoding AI-2E family transporter translates to MERLWNNKWFVGLIYALFILIGLYLLILIKPILSYVFTFIKAIAMPFFIAIIISYILNPVVNILNKRKMPRTIAVLLIYSVFITSITVIIMNMTPMFVQQAAELNEHMPEMAMKAQSFVDGFNQNQMLPDSVRNGFNHSLNKLESRISMTIANYMNQIGATINMLFIAFIVPFLAFYILKDFQIIEKTALAIVPREHRKKTVSLLMDIDTALGNYIRGQLLVCVIIGVLAYVGYWLIGMPYPLLLASVVAIFNIIPYMGPFFGAAPAILMASTVSLKMVVLVALINLAVQILEGNVISPQVVGRTLHMHPLFIIFALLVGGEVAGVVGLILAVPFFAVLKVIIQHVFIHFVHKTTAEPN, encoded by the coding sequence ATGGAACGATTATGGAACAATAAATGGTTTGTAGGACTCATCTACGCGTTATTCATCTTAATTGGTCTTTATTTGCTAATCCTGATCAAACCAATTCTCAGTTATGTGTTTACATTTATCAAAGCGATTGCAATGCCATTTTTTATTGCGATCATTATCTCCTATATATTGAATCCGGTCGTAAACATTCTGAATAAGCGCAAAATGCCAAGAACGATTGCGGTGCTGCTGATATACAGCGTGTTCATTACATCCATTACGGTTATTATCATGAATATGACACCGATGTTTGTGCAGCAAGCTGCTGAGCTAAATGAACATATGCCGGAGATGGCAATGAAGGCACAATCCTTCGTCGATGGGTTCAATCAAAATCAAATGCTGCCAGACAGCGTACGGAACGGGTTTAACCATTCGCTTAACAAACTAGAATCCCGTATCTCGATGACTATTGCGAACTATATGAATCAGATTGGCGCAACGATTAATATGCTGTTTATTGCGTTTATCGTACCGTTTCTTGCTTTTTATATTTTAAAAGATTTTCAAATTATTGAGAAAACCGCGCTGGCCATCGTACCGCGAGAACATCGCAAAAAAACCGTCTCTCTGCTCATGGATATCGACACGGCGCTAGGTAACTATATCCGAGGACAGCTCCTCGTTTGTGTCATTATCGGTGTCCTTGCCTACGTTGGCTACTGGCTAATTGGTATGCCTTATCCGCTGCTGCTCGCAAGCGTTGTCGCGATTTTCAATATCATCCCGTATATGGGTCCGTTTTTTGGCGCGGCGCCGGCAATTTTAATGGCTTCAACTGTCTCTTTGAAAATGGTGGTGCTCGTCGCGCTAATCAATTTGGCCGTGCAAATTTTGGAGGGCAATGTCATTTCTCCGCAGGTGGTGGGGAGAACACTGCATATGCATCCGTTATTTATCATTTTTGCGTTACTGGTGGGTGGAGAAGTTGCTGGCGTCGTGGGTTTGATCTTGGCAGTGCCTTTCTTTGCCGTGCTGAAGGTCATCATTCAGCATGTGTTTATTCATTTTGTTCATAAGACAACGGCTGAGCCCAATTGA
- the alaS gene encoding alanine--tRNA ligase: MKASEIRSKWLQFFASKGHKVEPSSSLVPHNDPSLLWINAGIAPLKPYLDGREIPENPRITNAQKCIRTNDIENVGKTRRHHTFFEMLGNFSIGDYFKKEVIPWAWEFLTDPQWIGFDPNRISVTVHEDDEEAFDIWNKQIGIPEERIYKLKEDNFWDIGEGPCGPCTEIFYDRGDKYGDLSDPECWPGGENERFLEVWNLVFTQFNHNSDGSYTPLPNKNIDTGAGLERFASILQDVDSNFDTDLFKPIIDKTCELTGVTYHANEDHDVALKVIADHIRTVAFSVGDGVLPSNEGRGYVIRRLLRRAVRYGKVLGMDKPFLFKLVPTVGEIMGVYYTEVVDKREFIEKVIRTEEERFHETLSDGLIILGEMVQKTQQAGTNQISGPDAFKLYDTYGFPFDLTEDFAAEKGLTVDRKGFDAAMQEQRDRARAASSKEGGMKVQGGPLSELTVKSEFVGYNELVVSSNIVAIVHENELVDLVGVGESCQVILDRTPFYAESGGQVGDQGTIRGDQVTLKVIDVVKAPHGQPIHKVIVESGVLRQGDAVEAAVSSSERNDIIKNHTATHLLHKALKEVLGTHVNQAGSLVEPDRLRFDFSHFGSITAEELQDVEQRVNRQIWNSTNVDISLKDINDAKAMGAMALFGEKYGDIVRVVQVGDYSLELCGGCHVQNTGQIGLFKIVSESGIGSGVRRIEAVSGRSAYEYLDGQLQLLKEAAGMLKSNILDVPKRVDATLQQLKELSRENESLRGKLGRIEAGSLTDQVKQAAGVSVLAAQVNAADMDSLRNIVDEMKVKLGSAVIVLGAATEDKVNLVAAVTPDLVSKGFHAGKIIKEVAAAVGGSGGGRPDMAQAGGKDASKLQAALASVEGLLSQFV, encoded by the coding sequence ATGAAAGCAAGTGAAATTCGCTCAAAATGGTTGCAGTTTTTTGCCAGTAAAGGACATAAAGTTGAGCCCAGCTCTTCCTTAGTTCCTCATAATGATCCTTCCCTGTTGTGGATTAATGCGGGGATCGCGCCACTGAAGCCTTATTTGGATGGCCGTGAAATTCCTGAGAATCCGCGTATTACTAACGCGCAGAAGTGTATTCGTACGAATGATATCGAGAATGTAGGCAAAACGCGCAGACATCATACGTTCTTTGAAATGCTAGGCAATTTCTCCATCGGCGATTACTTCAAGAAAGAAGTTATCCCGTGGGCGTGGGAGTTTCTTACCGATCCGCAATGGATTGGATTTGATCCGAATCGAATTTCCGTTACCGTTCACGAGGATGACGAGGAAGCTTTCGACATTTGGAACAAGCAAATCGGGATTCCCGAAGAGCGCATCTATAAGTTGAAAGAAGATAACTTTTGGGATATCGGCGAAGGTCCGTGCGGCCCATGTACAGAAATTTTCTATGATCGCGGCGACAAATACGGAGACTTGTCCGATCCAGAATGCTGGCCTGGCGGAGAGAATGAGCGCTTCCTCGAAGTGTGGAACTTGGTTTTCACACAGTTCAACCACAACTCGGATGGCAGCTACACACCGCTTCCGAACAAGAACATTGATACAGGCGCGGGTCTAGAGCGCTTCGCATCCATTCTTCAAGATGTGGATTCCAACTTTGACACGGATCTGTTCAAGCCGATTATCGACAAAACGTGTGAGTTAACAGGTGTTACTTACCACGCGAACGAGGATCATGATGTTGCACTGAAGGTTATCGCTGACCATATTCGTACCGTTGCTTTCTCTGTTGGCGATGGTGTTCTGCCGTCTAATGAAGGCCGGGGCTACGTCATTCGTCGCTTGCTGCGCCGTGCGGTGCGTTACGGGAAAGTGTTGGGTATGGATAAACCGTTCCTGTTCAAGCTTGTGCCGACCGTAGGAGAAATCATGGGCGTTTATTATACGGAAGTTGTCGATAAGCGTGAGTTTATTGAGAAAGTGATTCGTACCGAAGAAGAACGTTTCCATGAGACGTTAAGCGACGGTTTAATTATTCTTGGTGAGATGGTTCAGAAGACACAGCAAGCGGGTACGAATCAAATTAGCGGACCTGACGCATTCAAGCTGTATGATACGTATGGTTTCCCATTCGACTTAACAGAAGATTTTGCAGCTGAAAAAGGGTTGACTGTTGATCGTAAAGGTTTCGATGCAGCTATGCAAGAGCAGCGCGATCGTGCGCGTGCCGCTAGCAGCAAGGAAGGCGGGATGAAGGTTCAAGGCGGACCGCTGTCGGAATTAACGGTTAAATCCGAATTTGTTGGATATAATGAGTTGGTAGTAAGTAGCAATATTGTTGCCATCGTGCATGAGAATGAGCTTGTCGATCTTGTTGGTGTTGGCGAGTCCTGCCAAGTGATTTTGGATCGGACGCCTTTCTATGCGGAGAGCGGCGGTCAAGTTGGTGATCAGGGGACAATCCGGGGCGACCAAGTGACGTTGAAAGTCATTGATGTAGTCAAAGCTCCTCACGGTCAGCCTATTCACAAAGTGATTGTAGAGTCTGGTGTTCTACGCCAAGGCGATGCAGTAGAGGCAGCTGTCTCATCCTCTGAGCGCAACGATATCATCAAGAACCATACAGCGACACATTTGCTTCACAAAGCGCTCAAAGAAGTGTTGGGGACACATGTTAATCAGGCGGGTTCCCTTGTGGAACCAGATCGTCTGCGTTTCGACTTCTCCCACTTTGGCAGTATTACGGCTGAAGAATTGCAAGATGTTGAACAACGTGTGAATCGTCAAATTTGGAATAGCACGAACGTGGATATCTCCTTGAAAGACATCAATGATGCGAAAGCGATGGGGGCTATGGCGTTGTTTGGTGAGAAGTACGGTGATATCGTACGAGTCGTTCAAGTTGGCGACTACTCCTTGGAGCTTTGTGGAGGCTGTCACGTGCAGAATACAGGCCAAATCGGTTTGTTCAAAATCGTAAGCGAATCAGGGATTGGCTCCGGCGTACGTCGGATTGAGGCTGTTTCTGGACGCAGCGCTTATGAATACCTGGATGGTCAATTGCAATTGCTGAAGGAAGCTGCTGGCATGCTCAAATCGAACATTCTTGATGTTCCTAAACGTGTTGATGCGACATTGCAGCAATTGAAAGAGTTATCCCGAGAAAATGAGTCGCTTCGCGGTAAATTAGGCCGCATTGAAGCGGGTTCCTTAACGGATCAAGTGAAGCAAGCTGCAGGAGTATCCGTTCTGGCTGCTCAAGTGAATGCGGCCGATATGGATTCCCTTCGTAACATCGTGGATGAAATGAAAGTCAAATTAGGCTCCGCTGTTATCGTGCTTGGCGCAGCGACGGAGGACAAAGTGAATCTCGTTGCAGCTGTCACGCCTGATCTTGTTTCCAAGGGATTCCATGCGGGTAAAATCATTAAAGAGGTTGCTGCGGCTGTTGGCGGCAGCGGCGGCGGACGTCCTGATATGGCGCAAGCTGGCGGTAAAGATGCTTCTAAGCTGCAAGCTGCATTAGCCAGTGTAGAGGGACTCCTGTCTCAATTTGTATAA
- a CDS encoding IreB family regulatory phosphoprotein produces the protein MSSMDKTMKFNVKAEEIETSPKDVLLAVYDALQEKGYNPINQIVGYLLSGDPAYIPRHNNARSLIRKRERDELIEELVRAYLGQHKS, from the coding sequence ATGAGTTCCATGGACAAAACGATGAAGTTCAATGTGAAGGCGGAAGAAATTGAAACTTCGCCGAAGGATGTATTATTGGCGGTATATGATGCTCTTCAGGAAAAAGGGTATAATCCGATTAACCAGATTGTCGGTTATTTGCTTTCGGGAGATCCTGCCTACATTCCGCGTCACAATAATGCGAGAAGCCTCATTCGGAAACGGGAACGGGATGAACTGATTGAAGAATTAGTTCGTGCCTATCTGGGTCAACACAAATCGTAG
- the ruvX gene encoding Holliday junction resolvase RuvX: MRWMGLDYGDKTIGVAMSDELGWTAQGLEVIRREKPGADMERLLQLISEYGVSQVIIGLPKNMNNTIGPRGEIAIAFSEELKQKISVPVHLWDERLTTVAATRTLLEADVSRKKRKQVIDKMAAQLILQGYMDANMKR, translated from the coding sequence ATGCGCTGGATGGGTTTAGATTATGGGGATAAAACGATTGGTGTTGCCATGAGCGATGAGCTGGGATGGACGGCTCAAGGGCTTGAAGTGATTCGTCGTGAAAAGCCGGGTGCCGATATGGAGCGGCTGCTCCAATTAATTAGTGAATATGGTGTATCGCAAGTCATTATCGGGTTACCCAAGAATATGAATAATACGATTGGACCTCGCGGTGAGATTGCGATCGCATTTTCAGAAGAACTAAAACAAAAGATAAGTGTTCCTGTACACCTTTGGGATGAGCGATTGACGACCGTTGCCGCCACGCGTACGCTTCTTGAAGCCGATGTGAGTCGGAAGAAACGGAAGCAGGTTATTGATAAAATGGCTGCTCAGCTTATTCTGCAAGGCTACATGGATGCCAATATGAAGAGGTGA
- a CDS encoding DUF1292 domain-containing protein, whose protein sequence is MSKEELREEEPEIIYIPDDEGNEEEFEVIMKFEVDGSDKKYMMVVPTDGGDEESDEVYAFRYEEDDDGEDLKLFTIDDEEEWNIVEETFNTLMAEFEEDEA, encoded by the coding sequence ATGTCCAAAGAAGAATTGCGTGAAGAAGAACCAGAAATCATTTACATTCCGGACGATGAAGGCAACGAAGAAGAGTTCGAGGTTATCATGAAATTCGAAGTGGACGGTTCAGATAAGAAATACATGATGGTTGTGCCTACTGACGGCGGAGACGAAGAATCCGATGAAGTGTACGCATTCCGTTACGAAGAAGACGACGATGGCGAGGATTTGAAGCTGTTCACCATCGATGATGAAGAAGAATGGAATATCGTTGAAGAAACATTTAATACATTAATGGCCGAGTTCGAAGAGGACGAAGCATGA